The DNA region CTTTGGCGCCTGGCCCCGGGCGAGGTGGCTGGCGGCGCCTTGGGTGACCGAGAGGCGATCCTCGTCTTCGTCGAAGGCAAGGGACGGGTGATCGGCGCGGGCGAGGATTGGGGAGAAATGGGCGAACGGATGGATGTCTTCGAGAAGACTCCACCGCATTGCCTGTATTTGCCCGACGGCAGCGACTGGCAGGTGCGCGCCACCACCTCCCTGACGCTGGCCGTTTGCACTGCACCCGGCAAGGGCGGCCACCCGGCAGCGCGGCTTGGACCAGAAGGGATCACGCTGACCCCTCGGGGCAAGGGCACCAACACCCGCTACATCAACAACATCGCGATGGAAGCGCTGGACGTGGCCGACAGCCTCTTGGTGACCGAGGTCTTCACGCCGGCGGGGCACTGGTCGTCTTACCCGCCTCACCGGCACGATGAAGACCGCTTCCCGGACATGACCTATCTGGAAGAGACCTATTACCACCGCCTGAACCCGGCCCAGGGCTTCGGCATCCAGCGCGTCTTCACCGAGGACGGCAGCCTGGACGAAACCATGGCGGTATCAAGCCACGATGTCGTGCTTGTACCCAAGGGCCACCATCCCTGCGGCGCCCCTTACGGGTACGAAATGTACTACCTGA from Neotabrizicola shimadae includes:
- the iolB gene encoding 5-deoxy-glucuronate isomerase produces the protein MSHLLVKPRGTTGLVHDITPESAGWGYVGFQLWRLAPGEVAGGALGDREAILVFVEGKGRVIGAGEDWGEMGERMDVFEKTPPHCLYLPDGSDWQVRATTSLTLAVCTAPGKGGHPAARLGPEGITLTPRGKGTNTRYINNIAMEALDVADSLLVTEVFTPAGHWSSYPPHRHDEDRFPDMTYLEETYYHRLNPAQGFGIQRVFTEDGSLDETMAVSSHDVVLVPKGHHPCGAPYGYEMYYLNVMAGPLRKWRFANHPDHDWIARRDA